GCTCAGAACCTCGTTGGCTTCGTTGATCTGTTGAAATTTTTTATTGGCCTCTGCATCGTTCGGATTGAGGTCGGGATGGTGTTTCCGGGCCAGTTTCCGGTAGGCTTTCTTGATGTCGTCGTCCGATGCTGTTTTCGGTACGCCCAGAACGCTGTAATAGTCGATAAAGTCCATGTTGGGTGGGAATAAATAGAGTTATAATCAACTCTATAAACACAAAAGTGGCCGGGAAGGTTGACTATTTAAGAGCTAAAATGCTTATTCTTACCCATTAACTAGCCATAGCTTTTTGCAAACAGGCCAGCGCAGATTTTCTTATTAGATTTGTTTCTAAAATAAACCTGATGAATACTATGTCATTCGGATGCACCAACCTAATTCAGTACAAGTTTCGCTGATGCGTCTTTTCGACCGGCCAATGCAGCCTGAAGAACTGGATAAAGTACACCAGTTACTAATGAATTATTATAATGGATTAGTCGAGTCAGAAGTTGATAAAATTATCGCTGAAAAAAAGTACACGCAAGCTGATTTTGATCGTATCCTGAATAAGTCACAACGTACTCGTCGATAAGTATGCGGGTTGTTATTGACACAAACTATCTGATTGCTGCTACCCCTCGCTCAAGTGAGCATTACTGGTTATACCAGGCATTTATGGAAAAGGCTTTTGAATGGGTTGTCAGTCAGGAAATTATAATGAGTATGAAGAAATGCTGAGCGAATTTTATGCGCCTTCATTAGTTCAGAATGTATTAAAGTTATTGTCTGTAGCCCCCTCACGTGATTCATATAGAGGCTTATTTTAAATGGTCAATGATAGAAAATGATCCCGATGATAATAAGTTTGCCGATATAGCTTTTGCATCGGGAGCAGATTATCTGGTTAGTAATGATTCTGACTTTTAGATTCTTAGCAAGCGTGAATACCCCCGAATTAAAGTGATTTGGCTGGAAGATTTTAGAGGTGTACTCGGTTATTAATCAAATCTTTGTGGTCTGCTCGATGCCGTTGGCGATCAGCGGGAGTGTTACGACAAACTGCCCATCGGTTTCCTGAATGATGGGTTCAGGCTGATTGAGCATCTGATATTTGGTCAGAATATTGGTCAGGCCAACGCCATTGGAGGCTACACGTACGGTTTTCCGCTGTACATTATTACGGACTTGTAGATGCGATTGCGCATCGGTCAGAATGTCGATGCTAAGAGGTTGGTCAGGAAGAACAATGTTGTGCTTAACGGCATTCTCGACCAGAAGCTGGAGCGTAAGGGGAGGAAGACGGTATGTTTGATAGCGGTCATCAATGGTTACGTTCATCGTCAATCCTGAGCCATGCCGGGTTTTCAGCAAGTGGTAATACGACTGAATAAAATCCAACTCAGAACCCAGCTCAGTCAGGTGCTGATCGTTGGCGCGGAGTAAGTAGCGGTACACCGTACTGAGCTCTTCCAGAAATACTCGTGCCTGTTTAGGATCATCCTCAATGAGCGAGTCCAGCACATTCAGACTATTGAATAGAAAATGCGGATTGACCTGCTGCTTCAGCGCATCGAGCTGACTTTGTAAATTGGCCGTACGTAGTTTTTCCTGTTCCTGCTCCGACAGCCTCAGCTTTTTCTGGTAAAGTGCCGAATCGCGGGCAAAAAACAAGGTTTCGTAAATCGTCTGAAAAAAGATAAAATTAACGGCTGCCTGTACAAAATCGAACCCGTACAGATTCAGGGCAATCGTCGCTTTATTAATCGTAATACTGGCTGTATGACCGTACGAATGATAGCCCAGTAGGGTGCCATGGGTAAACCAGTATCGAATGGCGCCTGTTAGCCAAAGACTTACTGTTGTTGCTACGCTCCCTGCCAGAAACGTTAGGATTAGCCGCTTCCAAATGTCTTTTTTGGAAAAATATTTCTGTCGGAAATAGAATACGATTGCCCGAATGACGTGCCAGGTTACCGTAATGGAGACCAGACTGATGAAGATGCGGAGTAGAATGTCACCCGTCAGCGGCTGTCTATGAAAACCATTGCCGGTTATACTAAATGCTAGTATCAGTGTAATACCAACTACACGCAGCCATTTGTCATTAATCGTGTTCAACGTGAAGCAGTTCGGGCGTTTTCAGTAAAGATAATGTAAGTTTTAAACTGATGAAAGATACATTTCTGAGGCTATAGGCTACGCGATGGTAGTATTAGTTACCTCAATCTTACAGGGTTGAGATAAACGGTACAGCTAAAAATCTACAGCATAGAGCGTTTCTAACCGACGTTGATTCAGACTGTCTGGTAAATGCCGAAACAATCCATTCCGCAGGAAAGCCAGTACGGGACTGCTGGTTTGGGCAAGCTGGCCAATACGCCAGGATGTATTGGTAATGTAATGAGTACGCTGTAATCGTCGATGATCGAAGGCCGCAAACGCGGATTCCGGCGACTGATTTTTGGCTAATTCATCGGCCAGAATAACCGCATCTTCAATAGCCTGACAAGCACCCTGGCCCATATTGGGGGTTGTAGCGTGGGCAGCATCACCAAGTAGAACGGCTCGGCCGAAAACGTAGCTGTTCAATGGTTTCAGATCAACAATATCGTTCCAGATCAGCGACTCGTTGGGCGTTTGCGCTATTAATTCAGGAATAGGCGCATGATAATGGGCAAAACGGTCGGCAAGTTTTTGAACCGTCATCTGACGCATTTCGTCCGATTTGGCAGGGGCATTAACGCAGGCGAACCAGTACACCTGATCGTTCGCCATAGGAACAACGCCAACCCGTCCTTTAGTACCCCAGGTTTCGGTAGCCTCCTGTAATGTATTTCCTGGTAGATTGACAACGGCCCGCCAGCAGGTATAACCCGCGTAACGAGGTAGCCAACCCGGTATAAGTTGCTGCCGAATCGGCGAACGTATACCATCGGCCACGAGCAAATAGTCCGTTTTATGACTGGTGCCGTCGTCGAAGTAAACCGTAATGCCATCGGGTTGAGGGTGAATATGAATGGTTCGTTTGCCGGTATGAACGCTATGGGGAGGGAGTTGGGTCAGGAGAATCTTGTGCAGATCGGCCCTATGGATGCTGAAATTATTAACCCCAAAGCGTTTGCTAACGATTCGACTATCGGTACGGGTAATTTTGTCGCCTTGTTCATCGAGGATGGTAAATGCCTCAAGCTGACGGCCTGCGTGGATAATCTGATCGGCAATGCCCAGTCGCTGAAACGCTTTGATGGCATTAGCTGCCAGCGCCAGGCCTGCACCTGATGGCTGAATAGTTGGAGACGCTTCAAAAACCGTGGTGGGGATGTTTTTGCGGTTAAGAGCAATGGCTGTGGTTAAACCGGCAATACCACCGCCAACGATAGTGAAAGAAGAATTTTTTTTCATACGTCGTGTTACTACTCTTTAGCTGTGAGGAATCGTTAGGTGGTTAAATATTAACGATTTGACAAACTTTCATACGCTTATCTTTTACTAAAACCATGCATTCGCCTATTTATACTGAACACTCTTTTTCAATAAGCGGCAGTGTCACAATAAATAGACCCCTATCTTCCTGAATGGTTGGAATGGGTTGATTTAATATCTGATATTTTGACCATATGTTGGCTAAACCCACTCCATTGGAGGCTACACGTACGGTTTTTCGCTGTACATTGTTTCGGACCTGTAGCTGATTGTTCTCATTGGTCGAAATGGCAATTGTTAGCGGGTAGTCAGCTAGAATTACATTGTGTTTCACAGCATTTTCGACCAGTAACTGCAAGGTGAGTGGAGGCAACTGGAGCGCCAGTAGTACAGGCGAAACCGCCCATTCTACCCGAAGTGCCTGACCATGCCGCGTTTGCAGCAAATGACAGTATGAGCGGATAAACGCCAGTTCAGAGGCCAGTGGGATCAGAATCTGGTCATTCGCCCGGAGCATATATCGATATACCGAGCTGAGTTCATCCAGAAAAATACTAGCTTGTTGCGTATCATCGTCAATCAGCGCACTCAGCGAGTTCAGGCTATTGAACAGAAAATGCGGGTTAATCTGTGCTTGTAACGCCCGGATATGTACCTCCGTTTTTTCCTGTTCCAGACGTTGCATCACCAGTTCAGCCTCCAATTGGTCGCGATGGTGTTTTTCCCGCTCGTGCATAAGTTCCTGTTCAATCATCGCATTACGAACGGCCGCCCGGCGCTGGCGATAGCTTAGGCCCAGCGAGAAACAGACCAGTTCGGCAATAATACCAGTTTGCATATAAGTCAGCGATACCATCCAGAACGGCCCGGCCCAGTCTTCATAAGGTCTGACCATCGATAGAAACATGGATGTGAGTCCGCCGACCAGCAGAAAACCGGTACCGATGGCATACATACGTGAAA
This window of the Spirosoma aerolatum genome carries:
- a CDS encoding sensor histidine kinase, translating into MNTINDKWLRVVGITLILAFSITGNGFHRQPLTGDILLRIFISLVSITVTWHVIRAIVFYFRQKYFSKKDIWKRLILTFLAGSVATTVSLWLTGAIRYWFTHGTLLGYHSYGHTASITINKATIALNLYGFDFVQAAVNFIFFQTIYETLFFARDSALYQKKLRLSEQEQEKLRTANLQSQLDALKQQVNPHFLFNSLNVLDSLIEDDPKQARVFLEELSTVYRYLLRANDQHLTELGSELDFIQSYYHLLKTRHGSGLTMNVTIDDRYQTYRLPPLTLQLLVENAVKHNIVLPDQPLSIDILTDAQSHLQVRNNVQRKTVRVASNGVGLTNILTKYQMLNQPEPIIQETDGQFVVTLPLIANGIEQTTKI
- a CDS encoding FAD-dependent monooxygenase produces the protein MKKNSSFTIVGGGIAGLTTAIALNRKNIPTTVFEASPTIQPSGAGLALAANAIKAFQRLGIADQIIHAGRQLEAFTILDEQGDKITRTDSRIVSKRFGVNNFSIHRADLHKILLTQLPPHSVHTGKRTIHIHPQPDGITVYFDDGTSHKTDYLLVADGIRSPIRQQLIPGWLPRYAGYTCWRAVVNLPGNTLQEATETWGTKGRVGVVPMANDQVYWFACVNAPAKSDEMRQMTVQKLADRFAHYHAPIPELIAQTPNESLIWNDIVDLKPLNSYVFGRAVLLGDAAHATTPNMGQGACQAIEDAVILADELAKNQSPESAFAAFDHRRLQRTHYITNTSWRIGQLAQTSSPVLAFLRNGLFRHLPDSLNQRRLETLYAVDF
- a CDS encoding sensor histidine kinase — protein: MTFQIWGAVFTGMVLSIMLMNIVQWTTYRDRNYGLYTLYMLAWLFYFGLRVYTFRDWFSLETNHFVRAVAPMGAYYIYFDFIDSILDLRHRLPNFYRQLQRIKVGIVIYIGIHLLLCYGPSLWNPVLYEVTFIMMRLAMAVLGVYGIQQMLSLCDPVSRMYAIGTGFLLVGGLTSMFLSMVRPYEDWAGPFWMVSLTYMQTGIIAELVCFSLGLSYRQRRAAVRNAMIEQELMHEREKHHRDQLEAELVMQRLEQEKTEVHIRALQAQINPHFLFNSLNSLSALIDDDTQQASIFLDELSSVYRYMLRANDQILIPLASELAFIRSYCHLLQTRHGQALRVEWAVSPVLLALQLPPLTLQLLVENAVKHNVILADYPLTIAISTNENNQLQVRNNVQRKTVRVASNGVGLANIWSKYQILNQPIPTIQEDRGLFIVTLPLIEKECSV